The following proteins are encoded in a genomic region of Sesamum indicum cultivar Zhongzhi No. 13 linkage group LG8, S_indicum_v1.0, whole genome shotgun sequence:
- the LOC105168430 gene encoding F-box only protein 6, whose amino-acid sequence MMEGVAMLRQLIGQLQEVLELYGSPPPHTVPSNYFIQLQAQPQPESQQHPLRWCLFNLEGRSLEDSCCNIIMTAGKSKNLKMLEPGKPPPTKKARKERNQGKATTTMNLTENMEQHIWKEFPEDLFEAVIARLPIATFFRFRSVCRKWNSLLTSQSFSQQCAEVNQQKQTWFYTITHENINTGAMYDPSSKKWHHPTVPALPTKLIVLPVASAGGLICFLDIGHRSFYVCNPLTRSFRELPARSVKVWSRVAVGMTLNGKSSISGYKILWVGCEGEYEVYDSKNNSWTRPGSMPSNIKLPLALNFRSQAVSVEGTLYFMRSDPDGLLSYDTENGIWKQFAIPGPPHLSDLTLAECGGRIMLVGLLTKNAATCVCIWELQKMTLLWKEVDRMPNIWCLEFYGKHVRMTCLGNKGLLMLSLRSRQMNRLVTYDLSSREWLKVPGCVLPRGRKRQWIACGTAFHPCLTALA is encoded by the exons ATGATGGAAGGGGTGGCCATGCTAAGGCAACTTATTGGACAATTACAAGAGGTTTTGGAACTCTACGgttctcctcctcctcataCGGTTCCTTCCAATTACTTCATTCAGTTGCAAGCTCAACCACAGCCCGAGTCGCAGCAGCATCCCCTCAG ATGGTGCCTTTTCAATCTTGAAGGACGCTCGTTGGAAGATAGTTGCTGTAATATCATAATGACTGCTGGTAAATccaaaaatctgaaaatgcTGGAACCTGGTAAACCTCCGCCAACAAAGAAAGCTCGAAAGGAGCGCAATCAAGGCAAAGCAACTACCACTATGAACTTGACCGAAAACATGGAACAGCATATCTGGAAGGAATTTCCAGAAGACCTCTTTGAAGCTGTGATAGCAAGACTCCCGATAGCAACATTCTTCCGTTTCCGTTCAGTTTGCCGGAAGTGGAATTCATTGCTGACGTCCCAGAGTTTCTCCCAGCAATGTGCTGAAGTGAACCAGCAAAAGCAGACTTGGTTTTACACTATCACTCATGAAAACATCAACACAGGAGCAATGTATGATCCGTCGTCGAAGAAATGGCACCATCCAACAGTTCCTGCCTTGCCAACAAAACTGATAGTCTTGCCAGTGGCATCAGCAGGGGGTCTCATCTGCTTTCTTGATATCGGACACAGAAGCTTCTATGTCTGTAATCCTCTGACAAGATCCTTCAGGGAGTTGCCTGCTAGGTCTGTTAAGGTCTGGTCCCGTGTGGCTGTTGGGATGACTCTGAACGGGAAGTCTTCCATCTCTGGGTATAAGATCCTTTGGGTTGGTTGCGAGGGGGAATATGAAGTCTACGATTCCAAAAACAACTCTTGGACTCGTCCAGGAAGCATGCCCTCGAATATCAAGCTTCCACTTGCACTAAACTTCAGGTCTCAGGCCGTCTCTGTCGAGGGGACGCTCTATTTCATGCGTTCGGACCCAGATGGGCTTCTGTCCTACGACACGGAAAACGGGATCTGGAAACAGTTTGCAATCCCGGGCCCTCCACATCTAAGTGATCTCACATTGGCTGAGTGTGGGGGGCGGATCATGCTCGTGGGGCTGCTGACCAAGAATGCAGCCACATGCGTCTGCATATGGGAGCTGCAAAAGATGACCCTACTGTGGAAGGAGGTTGACAGAATGCCAAACATATGGTGCTTGGAATTTTACGGAAAGCACGTCAGGATGACTTGTCTGGGCAACAAAGGCTTGCTCATGCTGTCACTGAGATCAAGACAGATGAATCGGCTCGTTACATACGACTTATCAAGCAGGGAGTGGCTTAAGGTCCCTGGTTGTGTTCTTCCACGTGGGAGAAAGAGACAATGGATTGCATGTGGCACTGCATTTCACCCTTGTTTGACGGCGCTGGCTTAG
- the LOC105168432 gene encoding uncharacterized protein LOC105168432 (The sequence of the model RefSeq protein was modified relative to this genomic sequence to represent the inferred CDS: added 31 bases not found in genome assembly) codes for MECNRDEAVRAKEIAERKFRAKDIKGAKKFALKAQNLYPELEGISQMVTTLEVYISAEEEKIHGESNWYGVLGVTPLADDETIRKQYRKLALLLHPDKNRSIGAEGAFQLVSQAWSLLSDKSHRIAYDQRCGAAFQQRNQTRNEGTSPSPAQNGFYNVAKTAVSQMKVPKGNVSKRDPSSGPYQSRKKECHTFWTVCHRCKMQYEYLRMYLNHNLLCPNCHEAYFAVEINPPSTKSTKISSHTTNSLHRKSTSEQGSNGTRNNSSTQCGTSGFNHSNQSNHNNFQWVPFSESTGAASAVQAANMVHQAYEKVKRERQKAQAAARREEALRRKNLASKRSMGGEFPAHPNAAKRRKGFEDFGTSKEAMKQVNFESGTLHQVNASGLRQDGLQKCTSKHGGVRHVDVKQLLMEKAHEVILEKLNESVSGNMVRHAAGEEVLESSKEDETANINDRTVTHHSVHCQEKLCEPVETKSQFPHDKLNFGTVGFNPDGELIEQMSVDVLDPDFHNFDKDRTEKCFGDNQVWAVYDNEDGMPRHYAMIHNVISLNPFKLRMSWLTSVTHRGMGHVSWFSGGFSKTCGEFAISRAEICNSVDFFSHNVRWVKRTTKIIEILPRKGDVWALYRNWSPEWNELTEDEVIHKYDMVEVLEDYDEELGIIVIPLVKVAGFKAVFHQHFDPREIRRIPKEEMSRFSHQVPSRLLTGQEGPKSVKGCRQLDPAAIPLEILEVMSKVEGIEFMETDEDVKVVKEVDYDGNTNTNMVEGIS; via the exons ATGGAGTGCAACAGAGATGAGGCTGTGAGAGCGAAAGAAATTGCAGAGAGGAAGTTTCGAGCAAAGGACATTAAGGGGGCCAAAAAATTTGCTCTCAAGGCTCAAAATTTATATCCTGAACTAGAGGGCATTTCTCAAATGGTGACGACTCTTGAGGTTTATATTTCTGCTGAAGAGGAGAAAATACATGGAGAATCAAACTGGTATGGTGTGCTCGGTGTGACCCCTCTAGCTGATGATGAGACAATAAGAAAACAGTACAGGAAACTAGCTCTTCTGCTTCATCCTGATAAAAACAGGTCTATTGGGGCAGAAGGGGCATTTCAACTTGTCTCACAAGCCTGGAGTTTGCTATCAGATAAGTCCCACAGAATAGCATATGACCAGAGGTGTGGTGCAGCATTTCAGCAGAGGAATCAGACTAGAAATGAGGGTACTTCACCATCACCAGCACAAAATGGATTTTATAATGTGGCAAAGACTGCAGTTTCACAAATGAAGGTTCCAAAGGGTAATGTCAGTAAGAGGGATCCTTCATCTGGTCCTTATCAATCTCGTAAGAAGGAATGTCACACTTTCTGGACTGTCTGTCATCGATGTAAGATGCAATATGAATATCTCAGAATGTATCTCAATCACAATCTCCTCTGCCCCAATTGCCATGAGGCCTACTTTGCAGTGGAAATTAATCCTCCATCTACCAAGAGTACTAAAATATCATCTCATACAACC AGGGATCTAATGGCACACGAAACAACTCATCCACTCAATGTGGAACTTCAGGGTTCAACCATAGTAACCAGTCCAATCACAATAACTTCCAGTGGGTTCCTTTCTCTGAGTCAACTGGCGCTGCATCTGCTGTTCAAGCTGCAAATATGGTTCATCAAGCTTATGAGAAAGTGAAACGAGAAAGACAGAAAGCACAGGCTGCTGCTAGAAGAGAGGAGGCATTGCGAAGGAAAAATCTTGCATCCAAACGATCAATGGGTGGAGAATTCCCAGCGCATCCTAATGCTGccaagagaagaaaagggtTTGAAGATTTTGGTACGAGCAAAGAGGCAATGAAACAGGTGAACTTTGAAAGCGGAACACTTCACCAAGTGAACGCTTCTGGTCTTAGACAGGATGGTCTTCAGAAATGTACAAGCAAGCATGGTGGTGTACGCCATGTTGATGTTAAACAATTGCTGATGGAGAAGGCTCATGAGGTAATCCTTGAGAAACTAAATGAAAGCGTCTCAGGTAATATGGTGAGGCATGCTGCTGGAGAGGAGGTTCTTGAAAGTTCCAAAGAAGATGAAACTGCAAACATAAATGACAGGACTGTTACACATCACTCTGTACACTGTCAGGAAAAGCTTTGTGAGCCAGTGGAGACTAAGAGTCAATTCCCTCATGACAAACTGAATTTTGGGACTGTAGGGTTCAATCCAGACGGTGAACTTATTGAGCAAATGTCAGTAGATGTCTTAGATCctgattttcataattttgacaaGGACAGAACAGAAAAATGTTTTGGAGATAACCAAGTGTGGGCTGTTTATGACAATGAAGATGGGATGCCACGGCACTATGCCATGATTCACAATGTGATATCTCTCAATCCCTTCAAGTTGAGGATGAGTTGGCTAACTTCTGTAACCCATAGAGGAATGGGCCATGTAAGTTGGTTTTCAGGTGGTTTTTCGAAAACATGCGGGGAATTTGCAATAAGCAGAGCTGAAATTTGTAACTCAGTGGACTTTTTCTCACACAACGTCAGATGGGTCAAACGCACTACTAAGATCATTGAAATACTTCCTCGGAAGGGAGATGTTTGGGCTTTGTACAGGAATTGGTCCCCTGAGTGGAATGAGCTCACAGAAGATGAAGTAATACACAAATATGACATGGTTGAAGTACTTGAAGACTATGATGAGGAACTGGGAATAATTGTCATTCCCCTGGTTAAAGTTGCTGGCTTCAAAGCAGTTTTCCATCAGCATTTTGACCCAAGGGAAATACGAAGAATCcctaaagaagaaatgtcTCGGTTTTCTCATCAGGTGCCGTCCCGTTTGCTTACTGGTCAAGAAGGACCAAAGTCTGTTAAGGGTTGTCGTCAGCTGGATCCTGCAGCGATTCCTTTAGAAATTCTTGAAGTGATGTCGAAAGTGGAAGGAATTGAGTTTATGGAGACTGATGAGGACGTTAAGGTCGTGAAGGAGGTTGATTATGATGGGAATACCAATACCAATATGGTGGAAGGAATTTCCTGA
- the LOC105168431 gene encoding probable stress-associated endoplasmic reticulum protein produces the protein MTTSRRLADRKVQKFEKNITKRGAVPETSTKKGNNLSVGPILLGFFIFVVIGSSLFQIIRTATSGGMA, from the exons ATG ACAACATCAAGGAGACTTGCTGATAGGAAGGTCCAGAAGTTTGAGAAGAATATTACCAAGCGGGGTGCTGTCCCTGAGACTAGCACCAAGAAGGGAAATAACTTGTCTGTCGGACCTATCTTGCTTgggtttttcatttttgttgtcATTGGATCAT CGCTGTTCCAGATAATCAGGACGGCAACAAGTGGAGGGATGGCTTAA